Proteins encoded within one genomic window of Thiothrix litoralis:
- a CDS encoding FAD-linked oxidase C-terminal domain-containing protein — MKTSAAPHNLLFQQLADILPQDAILTTKEDLHPYECDGLTAYRHLPLAVVLPTTIEQVQLIVKTCSRLKIPVVARGAGTGLSGGALPHEGGIVLSLARFKQIMEIDTVNLHARVQPGVRNLAISQAVDHLGLFYAPDPSSQIACSIGGNVAENSGGVHCLKYGLTVHNILEIKVVTIDGELLTIGNDRLDTPGYDLLALMTGSEGMLGIVVEVLVKLTVKPETVQVLMADFSEVADAGDAVAAIISKGIIPAGLEMMDNPALRAAEDFIHAGYPIDANAILLCELDGTEDEVSEQVARVSAILKEHHAGTIHIAKTAAERARLWAGRKAAFPAVGRISPDYYCMDGTIPRKHLAQVLQKINDFSQTYELGVANVFHAGDGNLHPLILYDANRPGELEKAERFGADILALCVKVGGSITGEHGVGHEKLDSMCVQFAEAELEVFHAVKRAFDPDELLNPGKAVPTLHRCAELGAMHVHHGQLSHPELPRF, encoded by the coding sequence GTGAAAACCAGTGCAGCCCCACACAACCTGTTATTCCAGCAGCTAGCTGACATTTTGCCACAGGACGCCATCCTGACGACAAAAGAAGACTTGCACCCCTATGAGTGCGACGGCCTAACTGCGTACCGCCATTTGCCTCTAGCAGTGGTATTACCCACCACCATCGAACAGGTGCAATTGATTGTCAAAACCTGTTCACGCCTGAAAATACCCGTGGTGGCACGCGGTGCAGGCACTGGCCTGTCCGGTGGCGCATTGCCACACGAAGGCGGTATTGTCTTGAGCCTTGCCCGCTTCAAGCAGATCATGGAAATCGACACCGTAAACCTGCACGCCCGCGTCCAGCCCGGTGTGCGTAACCTTGCCATCAGTCAGGCAGTCGACCACCTTGGCCTGTTTTACGCCCCTGACCCTTCCTCGCAAATTGCCTGCTCGATTGGCGGTAATGTTGCGGAAAACTCCGGCGGGGTACATTGCCTCAAATACGGTCTGACCGTTCACAATATCCTCGAAATCAAGGTTGTCACCATTGACGGCGAATTACTAACCATAGGCAACGACCGGCTGGATACCCCCGGTTACGACTTGCTGGCGCTGATGACCGGCTCGGAAGGCATGTTGGGGATTGTCGTCGAAGTGCTGGTCAAACTGACCGTCAAGCCCGAAACCGTGCAAGTGCTAATGGCTGATTTCTCAGAAGTAGCTGATGCCGGTGATGCCGTCGCTGCCATTATCAGTAAAGGCATTATTCCCGCTGGGCTGGAAATGATGGATAACCCCGCACTCCGCGCTGCCGAAGATTTCATCCACGCAGGCTACCCGATAGATGCCAATGCCATTTTATTGTGCGAATTGGATGGCACCGAAGATGAAGTAAGCGAACAGGTCGCCAGAGTCAGCGCCATTCTCAAAGAGCACCACGCTGGCACTATCCACATCGCCAAAACTGCCGCCGAGCGTGCTCGCCTATGGGCAGGGCGCAAAGCCGCCTTCCCTGCGGTGGGGCGCATCTCCCCCGACTATTACTGCATGGATGGCACGATTCCCCGCAAACACCTCGCGCAGGTGCTGCAAAAGATTAACGATTTCTCCCAAACCTACGAACTGGGCGTAGCCAACGTCTTCCATGCCGGTGATGGCAACCTGCACCCCTTGATCCTGTACGATGCCAACCGCCCCGGCGAACTCGAAAAAGCCGAACGTTTCGGTGCGGATATTCTGGCATTATGTGTTAAAGTCGGTGGTTCTATCACGGGTGAACACGGTGTCGGGCATGAAAAACTGGATTCCATGTGCGTGCAATTTGCCGAAGCAGAACTGGAAGTTTTTCACGCAGTCAAACGTGCCTTCGACCCTGACGAATTACTAAACCCCGGAAAAGCTGTTCCCACGTTGCACCGTTGCGCAGAACTCGGTGCAATGCACGTCCATCACGGGCAGCTTTCCCACCCTGAACTGCCAAGATTTTGA
- the eno gene encoding phosphopyruvate hydratase, whose protein sequence is MSEIKSVRAREIIDSRGNPTVEADVILSSGVMGRAAVPSGASTGSREAIELRDGGARYLGKGVQTAVANVNGEIAKAVAGMDVTDQGGLDRAMIALDGTENKGRLGANALLAVSMAAAHAAANEQGLPLYQYLGKADSYKLPVPMMNIINGGAHADNSVDMQEFMILPVGATSMAEAVRYGAEVFHNLKSVLKKRGMNTAVGDEGGFAPDLSSNEQAIEVILEAIDKAGFKAGQDIWLGLDVASSEFYKNGKYDLESEGKQFSAEEFTAYLENWVNQYPILTIEDAMAEGDWAGWAHFTKVLGNRVQIVGDDLFVTNTKILQEGIDKGIANSILIKVNQIGTLTETLEAIGMAHKAGYTSVISHRSGETEDTTIADIAVATNACQIKTGSLSRSDRIAKYNQLLRIAEQLGSNGIYAGKSAFKQLG, encoded by the coding sequence ATGTCTGAAATTAAATCAGTACGGGCGCGTGAAATCATTGATTCCCGTGGCAACCCCACCGTAGAAGCGGATGTTATCCTCAGCAGTGGTGTGATGGGTCGCGCTGCTGTGCCTTCCGGTGCGTCCACTGGCTCGCGTGAAGCGATTGAATTGCGCGACGGTGGTGCGCGTTACCTAGGTAAGGGCGTACAAACGGCTGTTGCCAACGTCAACGGTGAAATTGCTAAAGCCGTTGCAGGTATGGATGTGACCGATCAGGGTGGCCTGGACCGCGCCATGATTGCATTAGATGGCACTGAAAACAAAGGCCGTCTGGGTGCTAATGCGCTGCTGGCTGTTTCCATGGCGGCTGCACACGCAGCGGCTAACGAGCAGGGTCTGCCACTGTACCAATACCTCGGCAAAGCCGATTCTTACAAGTTGCCCGTGCCAATGATGAACATCATCAACGGTGGTGCACACGCTGACAACAGCGTGGACATGCAGGAATTCATGATTCTGCCCGTCGGTGCGACCAGCATGGCAGAAGCAGTACGTTACGGTGCGGAAGTATTCCACAATCTCAAGTCCGTGCTGAAAAAGCGTGGCATGAACACAGCGGTCGGCGACGAAGGTGGTTTCGCACCGGATCTGTCTTCCAACGAACAGGCCATCGAAGTCATTCTGGAAGCGATTGACAAGGCCGGTTTCAAAGCAGGCCAAGACATCTGGCTGGGTCTGGACGTTGCCAGTTCCGAGTTCTACAAAAACGGTAAGTACGATCTGGAATCCGAAGGCAAGCAATTCAGCGCTGAAGAGTTCACTGCTTACCTCGAAAACTGGGTTAACCAGTACCCGATTCTGACCATTGAAGATGCAATGGCGGAAGGTGATTGGGCGGGTTGGGCGCATTTCACCAAGGTGCTCGGCAACCGCGTGCAAATCGTGGGTGATGACCTGTTCGTCACCAATACCAAAATCTTGCAAGAAGGCATCGACAAGGGCATTGCCAACTCGATCCTGATCAAGGTCAACCAGATTGGTACGCTGACCGAGACCTTGGAAGCGATTGGTATGGCACACAAGGCTGGTTATACTTCCGTGATTTCTCACCGTTCCGGTGAAACCGAAGACACCACGATTGCGGACATTGCGGTGGCGACTAATGCTTGCCAGATCAAGACAGGTTCACTGTCACGCTCTGACCGGATTGCCAAGTACAACCAGTTGCTGCGTATCGCCGAACAATTGGGCAGCAACGGTATTTATGCGGGAAAATCAGCATTTAAACAGTTGGGCTAA
- the ispD gene encoding 2-C-methyl-D-erythritol 4-phosphate cytidylyltransferase, translated as MLNKLWVVIPAAGVGARMQADRPKQYLPLVGKTVIEHTLACFLTHPAVAGIVVAISEGDPYWAELTATALSERGNVYTAPGGCERADSVLNALDYLVNTLQVNADTGVLVHDAARPCLSRHDVDKLLAEGMGEAAGAILAVPVRDTMKRAQPDTSRVAHTEDRNGLWHALTPQLARLGVLREALAHALHAGLPVTDEASALEQFGLHPLLVEGDARNIKITRPADLALATFFLIEAAG; from the coding sequence ATGTTGAATAAGCTCTGGGTCGTGATTCCGGCGGCTGGTGTAGGGGCGCGGATGCAGGCTGACCGCCCCAAGCAATACCTGCCTTTAGTTGGCAAGACGGTGATTGAACATACCCTTGCCTGCTTTCTGACACACCCGGCAGTGGCGGGGATTGTCGTCGCCATCAGTGAGGGGGATCCGTATTGGGCGGAACTCACTGCGACTGCGCTCAGTGAGCGGGGGAATGTTTACACCGCTCCCGGTGGGTGTGAACGTGCCGATTCGGTGCTGAATGCGCTGGATTATCTGGTCAATACTTTGCAGGTGAATGCTGACACTGGTGTGTTGGTGCATGATGCTGCCCGCCCGTGCTTGAGCCGCCACGATGTCGACAAACTGTTGGCAGAAGGTATGGGAGAAGCGGCAGGTGCGATTCTGGCAGTGCCAGTACGTGATACCATGAAACGCGCCCAGCCAGATACCTCCCGGGTTGCCCACACCGAAGACCGCAATGGCTTGTGGCACGCGCTTACCCCGCAACTGGCAAGGCTTGGGGTATTACGGGAAGCGTTGGCTCATGCCTTACACGCGGGTCTGCCGGTGACAGATGAGGCTTCCGCGCTGGAACAGTTTGGTTTGCACCCCCTACTGGTCGAGGGCGATGCCCGTAATATCAAGATTACCCGCCCGGCAGATTTGGCGCTGGCGACTTTTTTCCTGATAGAAGCCGCAGGCTAA
- the crcB gene encoding fluoride efflux transporter CrcB, whose translation MYQIGGILLGGAIGALLRFMVANGVYQWLGRGFPYGTLVVNVFGSFFIGFLTLYFMERELLNSVLARGLIVGVLGAFTTFSTFSLDTFDLIQQGRLLGAGLNALLNVGVCVLAVWAGVSVARLV comes from the coding sequence ATGTATCAGATAGGTGGAATTTTATTAGGTGGTGCAATCGGTGCGTTGTTACGTTTCATGGTGGCGAATGGTGTGTACCAGTGGTTAGGGCGTGGATTCCCTTACGGGACGCTGGTTGTGAACGTATTTGGTTCGTTTTTTATTGGCTTTTTAACGTTGTATTTCATGGAACGTGAGTTGCTGAATTCGGTGTTGGCACGAGGATTAATTGTGGGGGTTTTGGGTGCATTTACCACATTTTCCACGTTTTCTTTGGATACGTTTGATCTGATTCAGCAAGGCAGGTTGTTGGGGGCGGGGTTAAATGCGTTGCTGAATGTTGGGGTTTGCGTGCTGGCAGTGTGGGCAGGGGTGTCGGTGGCGCGGTTGGTTTAA
- the glcF gene encoding glycolate oxidase subunit GlcF: MQTQILTALRQTHDGKVAEDILRRCVHCGFCNATCPTYQLLGDENDGPRGRIYLIKQLMEGNLENTPDSGRKTLQHLDRCLLCRSCETTCPSGVEYGKLLDIGRHIAEKHVGRDRADKTLRKRLRTYLPKSNLFSIGLTLGRTFKPLLPEKLANKITAPRPAGHWPKARHERWILVLDGCVQPALSPDINAAAARVFDKLGISLVTAPKAGCCGAVSQHLGAPEDALDYMRRNIDAWWPYLSRKEGAVEAILTTASGCGVMIKEYAHHLRHDPEYAIKAERISHLCKDIAEIIINENYQQLAPAQATRVAWHPPCTLQHGQKVRGVVENILLDCGFVLVPVADEHLCCGSAGTYSILQPELSQQLRHNKLANLTQHQPEAIVTANIGCQTHLQEASDLPVMHWIHLLDQANT, translated from the coding sequence ATGCAAACCCAGATACTCACCGCACTGCGGCAAACTCACGACGGCAAAGTCGCTGAAGACATTTTGCGCCGCTGCGTACATTGTGGTTTTTGCAATGCCACCTGCCCTACTTACCAACTGTTAGGCGATGAAAACGACGGCCCACGCGGACGCATTTACCTCATCAAACAACTGATGGAAGGCAATCTGGAAAATACCCCGGATAGCGGACGCAAAACCTTGCAACACCTTGACCGCTGCCTGTTGTGCCGTAGCTGCGAAACCACCTGTCCGTCAGGGGTTGAATACGGCAAACTGCTGGACATTGGCCGACACATTGCCGAGAAACACGTCGGGCGCGACCGTGCCGACAAAACCTTACGCAAACGCCTGCGCACCTACCTGCCTAAAAGCAATCTGTTTAGCATAGGCTTGACTCTGGGGCGTACATTCAAGCCCTTGTTGCCAGAAAAGTTGGCGAACAAAATCACTGCACCCCGCCCGGCAGGTCACTGGCCGAAAGCACGCCACGAGCGCTGGATACTGGTGCTGGATGGCTGCGTGCAACCCGCGCTTTCCCCTGACATCAATGCGGCGGCGGCACGGGTATTCGACAAGCTCGGCATCAGTCTGGTGACAGCCCCGAAAGCAGGCTGCTGTGGTGCTGTCAGCCAGCATTTGGGCGCACCCGAAGACGCGCTCGACTATATGCGTCGTAACATTGACGCTTGGTGGCCTTACCTGTCACGTAAAGAAGGTGCTGTCGAAGCTATCCTCACCACCGCCAGCGGTTGTGGGGTGATGATTAAGGAATACGCTCACCACTTGCGTCATGACCCCGAATACGCCATCAAAGCGGAACGGATTTCGCATTTGTGCAAAGACATTGCCGAAATCATCATCAATGAAAACTACCAGCAACTCGCCCCCGCCCAAGCGACCCGCGTGGCGTGGCATCCGCCCTGCACCCTCCAACATGGGCAAAAAGTCCGGGGCGTGGTGGAAAATATTTTGCTGGATTGCGGTTTTGTGCTGGTGCCAGTCGCGGACGAACACCTGTGTTGCGGTTCAGCGGGAACGTATTCCATCCTGCAACCGGAGCTTTCCCAGCAATTGCGCCACAACAAGCTGGCAAACCTGACCCAGCATCAACCAGAAGCGATTGTCACCGCCAATATCGGTTGCCAAACACATTTGCAGGAAGCGAGTGATTTACCCGTGATGCATTGGATTCATTTGCTCGATCAAGCAAATACCTGA
- the kdsA gene encoding 3-deoxy-8-phosphooctulonate synthase — translation MKLCGFEVGLDQPFFLISGPCAIETEKLALETAAKLKEMTTRLGIPFIYKSSFDKANRSTHTSARGVGLEAGLRILERVKTEIGVPVLTDVHEDTPMDEVASVVDVLQTPAFLCRQTNFIQSVARTGKPVNIKKGQFLAPWDMGNVVEKARATGNQQIMVCERGYSFGYNNLVSDMRSLAIMRDTQCPVVFDATHSVQLPGGQGSCSGGQREHVPVLARAAVAVGIAGLFMESHPDPANALSDGPNSWPMDRMEELLTTLVELDRVIKAQKLLENTL, via the coding sequence ATGAAATTGTGCGGGTTTGAAGTAGGGCTGGATCAGCCGTTTTTCCTGATTTCCGGGCCCTGTGCCATCGAAACCGAAAAGCTGGCATTAGAAACGGCTGCCAAATTGAAAGAAATGACCACGCGGCTGGGCATTCCTTTCATTTATAAATCCTCTTTCGACAAGGCTAACCGCTCGACGCATACCAGCGCACGTGGTGTGGGGCTGGAAGCAGGGTTGCGCATTCTGGAACGCGTGAAAACCGAGATTGGTGTGCCCGTGCTGACCGATGTCCACGAAGATACCCCGATGGATGAAGTCGCCAGCGTGGTGGATGTGTTGCAAACGCCTGCATTCCTGTGCCGCCAGACCAATTTCATCCAAAGCGTGGCGCGTACCGGCAAGCCGGTCAATATCAAAAAAGGCCAGTTCCTCGCGCCGTGGGACATGGGCAACGTGGTCGAAAAAGCCCGCGCTACCGGCAACCAGCAGATCATGGTGTGTGAACGTGGTTATAGCTTTGGCTACAACAACCTAGTGTCGGATATGCGCAGCCTTGCCATTATGCGTGATACTCAATGCCCGGTAGTGTTTGATGCTACTCATTCAGTACAATTACCCGGCGGGCAGGGCAGTTGCTCCGGTGGGCAACGTGAACATGTGCCAGTATTGGCGCGTGCCGCCGTCGCGGTAGGCATTGCGGGCTTGTTCATGGAATCACACCCTGACCCGGCGAATGCACTGAGTGATGGGCCAAACTCTTGGCCAATGGATCGCATGGAAGAATTGCTGACAACGCTGGTCGAACTGGATCGCGTTATCAAAGCACAAAAATTGTTAGAAAATACTTTGTAA
- a CDS encoding CTP synthase, which produces MARYIFITGGVVSSLGKGIAAASLGAILEARGLKVTMLKLDPYINVDPGTMSPFQHGEVFVTEDGAETDLDLGHYERFVGFKASKLNNFTTGRIYQTVISKERRGEYLGATVQVIPHITDEIKRCVRAGAGDADIAMVEIGGTVGDIEAMPFMEAIRQMGVEEGRNNALFIHLTLLPYVAVAGELKTKPTQHSVKELRSIGIQPDILLCRSERPFPENERKKVSLFTNVEERAVISAVDLDNIYKIPLWLHAQKLDRIVAEKFGLHDLPEADLSDWKDVVNSMEFPEAEITVAMVGKYVELTESYKSLNEALTHAGIQTHTKVKIHYLDSERLESDNEAALEILSNADAILVPGGFGERGVEGKIRAAQYAREHKIPYLGICLGMQVAVIEFSRHCAGLVGAHSTEFAPKSPHPVIGLITEWQAEDGTIEKRSENSDMGGTMRLGGQPCLLQAGSLARGTYGAAQIVERHRHRYEFNNHYREVLTQHGLILSGTSIDGNLVEMVELKDHPWFLACQFHPEFTSRPRQGHPLFSGFVQAARQHHETKNGSRP; this is translated from the coding sequence ATGGCTCGATATATTTTCATCACTGGCGGCGTGGTTTCCTCTCTTGGGAAAGGCATTGCTGCCGCCTCACTCGGGGCAATCCTCGAAGCACGTGGCCTCAAAGTCACCATGCTGAAACTTGACCCCTATATCAACGTTGACCCCGGCACGATGAGCCCTTTCCAGCACGGCGAAGTCTTCGTCACGGAAGACGGCGCAGAAACCGACCTCGACCTCGGGCACTACGAGCGTTTTGTCGGTTTCAAAGCCAGCAAGCTCAACAACTTCACCACCGGGCGGATTTACCAAACCGTTATCAGCAAGGAACGCCGAGGCGAATACCTCGGGGCGACCGTGCAGGTGATCCCGCACATTACCGACGAAATCAAACGCTGCGTGCGTGCCGGTGCCGGTGATGCTGACATCGCCATGGTCGAAATCGGCGGAACGGTCGGCGACATCGAAGCCATGCCGTTCATGGAGGCCATTCGCCAAATGGGTGTGGAAGAGGGGCGCAACAATGCCCTGTTCATCCACCTGACCCTGCTGCCTTATGTGGCGGTGGCGGGTGAGCTGAAAACCAAGCCCACCCAGCACTCGGTCAAGGAATTGCGTTCCATCGGTATCCAGCCTGATATTTTGCTGTGCCGCAGCGAACGCCCGTTCCCCGAAAATGAGCGTAAAAAAGTATCCCTGTTCACCAACGTGGAAGAACGCGCTGTCATTTCTGCGGTGGATTTGGATAACATCTACAAAATCCCGCTGTGGTTGCACGCGCAAAAACTCGACCGTATTGTGGCTGAGAAATTCGGCCTGCATGACCTGCCGGAAGCCGACTTGTCTGACTGGAAAGATGTGGTCAACTCGATGGAATTCCCGGAAGCGGAAATCACCGTGGCAATGGTTGGTAAATACGTTGAATTGACCGAATCTTATAAGTCACTCAACGAAGCCCTGACCCATGCGGGTATCCAGACCCACACCAAGGTCAAAATTCACTACCTCGATTCCGAGCGGCTCGAATCCGACAATGAGGCCGCGCTGGAAATCTTGAGTAATGCCGATGCCATCCTCGTTCCCGGTGGTTTTGGTGAGCGTGGTGTCGAAGGTAAAATCCGTGCGGCGCAGTATGCGCGTGAACATAAGATTCCTTACCTCGGTATTTGTTTGGGAATGCAGGTTGCTGTTATCGAATTCTCACGCCATTGTGCCGGTTTGGTGGGGGCGCACAGCACCGAATTTGCCCCGAAGTCCCCACATCCGGTCATTGGTTTGATTACCGAATGGCAAGCTGAAGACGGAACGATTGAAAAACGTTCAGAAAATTCCGATATGGGTGGCACTATGCGCCTTGGTGGTCAGCCTTGCTTGTTGCAAGCGGGTTCATTGGCACGCGGAACTTACGGTGCGGCACAAATCGTCGAACGCCATCGCCACCGTTACGAATTCAACAATCATTACCGTGAAGTGTTGACCCAGCATGGTTTGATACTGTCAGGCACGTCGATTGATGGTAATCTGGTTGAAATGGTGGAGCTGAAAGATCACCCATGGTTCTTGGCGTGCCAATTCCACCCTGAATTTACCTCGCGTCCGCGGCAGGGGCATCCGCTGTTTAGTGGATTTGTCCAAGCGGCACGTCAGCATCACGAAACCAAAAACGGAAGCCGACCATGA
- the serS gene encoding serine--tRNA ligase has translation MLDPKRLRSELDEIATQLARRGFKLDVDTISSVEERRKALQIETQNLQNERNSRSKAIGQAKAKGEDIQPLLAEVANMGDTLKEKEQELARLQTELDAIVMGIPNLLDASVPDGRDENANVEIRRWGEPAAFAFEPKDHVDLGLPNGWMDFDAGAKLTGSRFVVMRGAMARMHRALIQLMLDTHTLEHGYTEAYVPYMVNADSLRGTGQLPKFAEDLFKLEGEQGYYLIPTAEVPVTNLARDTITDAADLPVKYACHTPCFRSEAGSYGKDTRGLIRQHQFEKVEMVQLVRPEDSMQTLETLTGHAEAILQKLGLPYRVIVLCAGDTGFSSTKTYDIEVWLPGQQKYREISSCSSFGDFQARRMMARYRNPETGKPELLHTLNGSGLAVGRTLVAVLENYQEADGRIRIPEALRPYMGNADYL, from the coding sequence ATGTTAGACCCAAAACGCTTACGATCAGAACTGGATGAAATCGCCACGCAATTGGCGCGGCGAGGCTTCAAACTGGATGTCGACACCATCAGCAGCGTGGAAGAGCGCCGCAAAGCGCTTCAGATTGAAACCCAAAACCTGCAAAACGAGCGTAACTCACGTTCCAAGGCGATCGGTCAGGCCAAAGCCAAGGGCGAAGACATCCAGCCTTTGCTGGCAGAAGTCGCCAATATGGGTGACACCCTCAAGGAAAAAGAGCAGGAACTTGCTCGCCTGCAAACCGAACTTGATGCCATTGTCATGGGCATCCCCAACCTGTTGGACGCTTCCGTGCCGGATGGTAGGGATGAAAACGCCAATGTGGAAATCCGCCGCTGGGGTGAACCCGCTGCGTTTGCTTTCGAGCCAAAAGACCACGTTGACCTCGGTCTGCCGAATGGCTGGATGGATTTTGACGCAGGCGCGAAACTGACCGGCTCACGTTTCGTGGTGATGCGCGGCGCAATGGCGCGGATGCACCGGGCGCTGATCCAGTTAATGCTGGACACTCACACGCTGGAACACGGTTATACCGAAGCCTATGTGCCTTACATGGTGAATGCCGACAGCTTGCGCGGCACCGGGCAATTACCCAAATTTGCCGAAGACTTGTTCAAGTTGGAAGGCGAGCAGGGCTATTACCTGATCCCGACGGCGGAAGTGCCTGTCACCAATCTGGCGCGTGACACCATTACCGATGCGGCTGATTTGCCGGTGAAATACGCTTGCCACACCCCGTGTTTCCGTTCCGAAGCCGGTTCTTACGGCAAGGATACCCGTGGCCTCATTCGCCAGCACCAGTTTGAGAAGGTGGAAATGGTGCAACTGGTGCGCCCGGAAGACTCCATGCAAACGTTGGAAACCCTCACCGGGCACGCTGAAGCCATCTTGCAAAAGCTTGGCCTGCCTTATCGGGTGATCGTGTTGTGCGCGGGGGATACTGGATTTTCCTCAACAAAAACCTACGATATTGAAGTGTGGTTGCCAGGTCAGCAAAAATACCGTGAGATTTCATCCTGTTCCAGCTTCGGCGATTTTCAAGCGCGGCGCATGATGGCGCGTTACCGTAACCCGGAAACCGGCAAGCCGGAATTGCTGCATACCCTGAACGGTTCTGGGCTGGCGGTCGGGCGTACTTTGGTGGCAGTGCTGGAAAATTATCAGGAAGCGGATGGGCGTATTCGTATCCCGGAAGCCTTGCGCCCTTACATGGGTAATGCGGACTATCTTTGA
- a CDS encoding FtsB family cell division protein — protein MTRIVFIVLGVLAFGLFVRLWVGPGSYPDMQRLEEKIAQQNAANDEQAEVKRRLQMDVVGLSKDDEAVEEHARSELGMVRQGETFYQVILRADQQVTAPGSQAKLTPHVE, from the coding sequence ATGACACGCATCGTATTTATAGTGCTAGGAGTACTGGCTTTCGGGCTGTTTGTACGCCTGTGGGTAGGCCCCGGCAGTTACCCCGATATGCAGCGTCTGGAAGAAAAAATTGCACAGCAAAATGCTGCCAATGATGAGCAGGCTGAAGTCAAACGCCGTTTGCAAATGGACGTAGTGGGCTTATCCAAAGACGATGAAGCCGTCGAAGAGCACGCCCGCAGCGAACTTGGCATGGTGCGCCAAGGTGAAACCTTTTATCAGGTGATCTTGCGGGCTGACCAGCAAGTAACTGCACCCGGATCGCAAGCTAAGCTGACCCCGCATGTTGAATAA
- the glcE gene encoding glycolate oxidase subunit GlcE — protein sequence MIADNDITSTLQEKVVAALADHQPLNIIGGGSKAFYGNTTTGTPVQVAPHTGIIAYEPSELCITARAGTRLQDIEALLTANGQMLAFEPPCFSPESTIGGVVASGLAGPARPWSGSVRDHVLGVKLITGYGKVASFGGQVMKNVAGYDISRLITGSMGTLGLILDVSLKVMPRPVTELTLTLDMPSQEAFELVTTMRNSNFPLSATCYFDGCLYLRLSGVPSHVFASHRKIGGEPLNNPDQFWAALRNQTHEFFQQYDRPLWRLSFPVSANVISRLEGNSLVEWGGSQRWVYTNIPVNLIRNIAHKGEGHATVYRGSLPGVNPFHPLQPNMLTVQQRLKQAMDPSGIFNIGRMYKDW from the coding sequence ATGATCGCAGATAACGATATAACCTCGACATTGCAAGAAAAAGTCGTCGCAGCACTTGCTGACCACCAACCACTGAACATCATTGGTGGGGGCAGCAAAGCTTTTTACGGTAATACCACGACCGGCACGCCTGTACAGGTAGCGCCGCATACTGGCATTATTGCCTACGAACCGTCGGAATTGTGCATTACTGCCCGCGCCGGAACCCGCCTTCAGGACATCGAAGCGCTACTCACCGCCAACGGTCAGATGCTGGCGTTTGAGCCACCCTGCTTCAGCCCCGAATCCACCATCGGTGGTGTGGTCGCCTCTGGCTTGGCTGGCCCGGCACGCCCGTGGTCAGGTTCGGTACGTGACCATGTACTGGGCGTCAAACTGATCACCGGCTACGGCAAAGTCGCCAGTTTTGGTGGGCAAGTGATGAAAAACGTCGCCGGTTACGACATTTCGCGACTGATTACCGGCTCAATGGGTACACTCGGCCTGATTCTGGACGTTTCCCTGAAAGTTATGCCACGCCCAGTCACCGAGCTCACCTTGACACTCGACATGCCCAGTCAAGAAGCTTTTGAGCTGGTTACCACCATGCGCAACTCTAACTTCCCCTTGAGTGCCACCTGTTATTTTGATGGGTGTTTATACCTGCGTCTCAGTGGCGTACCCAGCCATGTGTTTGCCTCACACCGCAAGATTGGCGGCGAACCGCTCAATAACCCCGATCAATTCTGGGCAGCGCTGCGCAACCAAACCCACGAATTTTTCCAACAATACGATCGTCCGCTGTGGCGTCTATCCTTTCCTGTTTCCGCCAATGTTATCAGCCGTCTGGAAGGTAATTCCCTGGTGGAATGGGGTGGTTCACAGCGTTGGGTATACACCAATATCCCGGTGAACTTGATCCGCAATATTGCGCACAAAGGCGAAGGCCACGCCACGGTTTATCGTGGCAGCTTGCCGGGCGTCAACCCGTTCCACCCTTTGCAACCCAATATGCTCACTGTCCAACAGCGCCTCAAACAGGCAATGGATCCAAGCGGTATTTTCAACATCGGTCGCATGTATAAGGATTGGTAA